The DNA segment TCCTTTCAGAAATTTTAATCAATAAGTTGcattttcaaaactttttttttaaattgctattttggaaaattttcattttatagagaactacTGTAGATTTAAGCTttggatttagaaattaggataacaagaatttttgttgatagatgagtatacTTTCATAATTTTCAccaataggttgcattttttaaataattattttcttagagatttttcatttttatagagaactattgttgataacaataatttttgatgatcgataagtattctttcagattttttcacgAATAGATtgcattattaaaataatatttttaaaagctgctatttttggaaatttttcatttttatagggaactattgtagatttcgAATTATGATtcaaaaattaagataacaagatttttgttgatagatgagtattcttttataattttttagcagctggttgtattttttaaatatatttttttaaactgttatttttggcaagttttcatttttatagagaactattgtagatttgagattctgattcagaaattaggataacaagaatttttgttgatggatgagtattctttcggaatttttcatcaattggTTGCactttttaaatcatttttttaactgctatttttggaaagttttcattttttttaaggagAACTATTGTATATTTGAGTTTTTAATTAGAAATTAGGAGAACAAGAATTGtttttgatagatgagtattctttcagaattttacatcaataagttgtattttaaaaatatttttttaaaccgttattttggaatattttcattttatagaaaaCTATTGTGGTTGGAGtttggtttagaaattaggataacaataaattttttgatagatgagcattctttcagaatttttaatcaataggttgcttttttaaaatattttttttaaaataatttttttttaaaaattgcttttttttttgaaagttttcaatttttcagGGAATCATTGTAGATTTAAGGTTGCGagttagaaattaggataacaaaaatttaacagataaatgaatattttttttaagaatttttcactAATAGAttgcaattttaaaatattttttttaaactgttatatttggaaaattttcattttattgagAACAATCGTAGATTTGGCattctgatttagaaattaagataaacgagtttttttttataatagtttattGTTATCATGTATGTAGTAATACCCTTCAAGTCTTTATACACAAACTACCCTAATTAATATAACCATTCAAAATAACGCAATCAAATAAACGATTATGTTTACCTACCAATGCGAAGATGAATGATGGATCCGATCCTTACTCTTTAGTTTTGCGCAGTGGCGGACCCATTCACACAAAAGAGATGTCAACTGACACCGTATAAATTACAAAAGTTGATTATAGTCACTTCAAAATTTACCATCACATGACCCCTGTAAAATTGGCTTGATGACCCCGCTAGTTTTTTCGGGAGTCTGTGCTTTTTATATCCACATCTCAGAGTTTACACAAGACAAAGTATAAATGAGCAAAAACAATAATCTTGCATTGCTGTCTTTTTGCTTCAAGAAGAGTTGATTCTTTCAAAGTATCAGTAGAATCAAGTGATCATATTTAATTTGGATATATAGTGCCACAGACTGCAAGTAGAAGGCGGTTGGCCAATCAGGGAAGACTTCTTGCGCAATCATCCCATCGTAAAGAGCTCGATCTGGTTGATTGCAGAATAAATAGCATAGACTACGCCTCGCATAAACACTTGGGTACACCGTTCTCCTAGAATCAATGAACTGAGAATAACAGTGAATGGCGGTTTCAAAGTCTTGCTCTAGGAAGGCTTGATCACCATGTTTTCGAACCTCTTGAATATCTTTTACCTCTTCCATCCATTCTTCGAAAGAGTCTGtgcttttgttttttcttctacaCAGGTTCATTTActctttttattctttcttCAACCGATGCTTACTAAAAATGTAATTTGTTATGATAAAGTTTCCAGTTTTGTACtctcttcttatattttatttattattttccggTTAAAGCTCTTTATTGCTGCTTTAAATCTTTCAACCACCGTTCCACAAAGATGAGTAGATTTCATATCACAAAAACTAGATTTCGTGTGGCATAAGATATGGTCCGTTAGAAATGTCGCTATATATAAGTCCGTTTCCGCCTAAGATTTACTCAGTATCACACAACAAATTTatccctctctctctttaattgttatatctctatctctctgtGTGAAAGAACACAATGGCACAACAAAGGATGGGTCCTTCTGGATTTCAACTCGCTGGAGACAACAGTTTCGACGACGGTGCACTAGACTTCGACGGCGTAAAGAATGTGTCCATTGGGGTTCGTGAAAAACAAATCGTTTATATAAGCTTAACGTACTCAAGGGGCGAAAATAAGGAGACGATCACCCACGGAGAACAACCTAACGAGAACATGGAGGTTCTGTCTCTACACACCCTTTTTCATCTCTTTTACATACGCATGCAGTCGATCGATATTGCCAATTACTTTAAATGCATTTAATTTATGTATGCAGATCACGTTTGGAAAAGGTGAAGGGTATTGTAAGACTGTCGGAGGCATTTACAAACGTGGAACTCCGCAGCTTCCAACAGGGTATATTAGCAACTTGTATTTTGTAACCTCCAAAGGACAGAAGACGGAATCGTACGTTCGAGCCGCTGCAGATGAGTCGGATGAGGCTTTCAGTTTCACTGCGGATGGGGAAACCCAATTGGTTGGATTATTCGGACGGTTCGGGCAGAAAGGATTAATCACGATAGGGGCGTTGTTTGCACCAGAATGAAGCCAAGATTAAAGAAGTAAGCAAAGATGAAGGAAGAAGctgatataattatataaagaaacatatacagaaaaataaacATGTATGGAGTTACGTACATCAAAGTAACAAAATattgttagcaaaaaaaaaagt comes from the Brassica napus cultivar Da-Ae chromosome A7, Da-Ae, whole genome shotgun sequence genome and includes:
- the LOC106405401 gene encoding myrosinase-binding protein 2-like → MAQQRMGPSGFQLAGDNSFDDGALDFDGVKNVSIGVREKQIVYISLTYSRGENKETITHGEQPNENMEITFGKGEGYCKTVGGIYKRGTPQLPTGYISNLYFVTSKGQKTESYVRAAADESDEAFSFTADGETQLVGLFGRFGQKGLITIGALFAPE